Proteins co-encoded in one Ananas comosus cultivar F153 linkage group 15, ASM154086v1, whole genome shotgun sequence genomic window:
- the LOC109721396 gene encoding probable protein phosphatase 2C 10 isoform X2, with protein MAKLCCFKGSSLKLKGRSSTDGGKGKSIQSEVKVNYGYSLVKGRAYHPMEDYHVAKFVHMKGNEIGLFGIYDGHLGNRVAAYLQKHLFANILREEEFWTHPEQAILKAYEKTDEAILSHSVDLGRGGSTAVTAILVNGRKLWVANVGDSRAVLAKGGEVIQLTVDHEPSTERKTIETRGGFVSNWPGDVPRVDGQLAVSRAFGDKSLKSHLRSDPDIQFEDTSAGAEREKIVSYSCQLYFRS; from the exons ATGGCGAAATTATGTTGTTTCAAGGGTTCGTCCTTAAAG TTAAAAGGTCGTTCTTCGACAGATGGTGGTAAAGGGAAAAGCATTCAAAGTGAAGTAAAAGTTAATTATGGATACAGCCTTGTAAAAGGAAGGGCATATCATCCCATGGAAGATTACCACGTCGCTAAATTTGTACATATGAAGGGAAATGAGATTGGTCTCTTTGGTATCTATGATGGCCATCTGGGAAATAGAGTAGCAGCCTATTTACAAAAGCATCTATTTGCCAATATTCTGAGGGAG GAAGAGTTTTGGACCCATCCAGAGCAAGCCATTTTAAAAGCCTATGAAAAGACCGATGAGGCGATACTTTCACATAGTGTGGATCTGGGACGAGGTGGATCTACTGCTGTTACTGCCATTCTAGTAAATGGTAGGAAGCTGTGGGTAGCTAATGTTGGCGATTCACGAGCCGTTCTTGCAAAAGGTGGAGAGGTGATACAGTTGACAGTTGATCATGAACCAAGCACGGAGCGTAAAACTATTGAGACAAGAGGGGGCTTTGTTTCAAACTGGCCAG GAGATGTCCCAAGAGTTGATGGCCAGTTAGCCGTTTCTCGTGCATTCGGAGACAAGAGCCTCAAGTCACACTTGAGGTCGGATCCGGACATACAGTTTGAAGATACAAGTGCTGGTGCCGAG CGAGAGAAGATAGTTAGTTACTCTTGCCAATTGTACTTCAGGTCATGA
- the LOC109721396 gene encoding probable protein phosphatase 2C 10 isoform X1 codes for MAKLCCFKGSSLKLKGRSSTDGGKGKSIQSEVKVNYGYSLVKGRAYHPMEDYHVAKFVHMKGNEIGLFGIYDGHLGNRVAAYLQKHLFANILREEEFWTHPEQAILKAYEKTDEAILSHSVDLGRGGSTAVTAILVNGRKLWVANVGDSRAVLAKGGEVIQLTVDHEPSTERKTIETRGGFVSNWPGDVPRVDGQLAVSRAFGDKSLKSHLRSDPDIQFEDTSAGAEVLILASDGLWKVMKNEEAVDIARKIKDPQAAARQLTKEAINRESKDDISCIVVRLGE; via the exons ATGGCGAAATTATGTTGTTTCAAGGGTTCGTCCTTAAAG TTAAAAGGTCGTTCTTCGACAGATGGTGGTAAAGGGAAAAGCATTCAAAGTGAAGTAAAAGTTAATTATGGATACAGCCTTGTAAAAGGAAGGGCATATCATCCCATGGAAGATTACCACGTCGCTAAATTTGTACATATGAAGGGAAATGAGATTGGTCTCTTTGGTATCTATGATGGCCATCTGGGAAATAGAGTAGCAGCCTATTTACAAAAGCATCTATTTGCCAATATTCTGAGGGAG GAAGAGTTTTGGACCCATCCAGAGCAAGCCATTTTAAAAGCCTATGAAAAGACCGATGAGGCGATACTTTCACATAGTGTGGATCTGGGACGAGGTGGATCTACTGCTGTTACTGCCATTCTAGTAAATGGTAGGAAGCTGTGGGTAGCTAATGTTGGCGATTCACGAGCCGTTCTTGCAAAAGGTGGAGAGGTGATACAGTTGACAGTTGATCATGAACCAAGCACGGAGCGTAAAACTATTGAGACAAGAGGGGGCTTTGTTTCAAACTGGCCAG GAGATGTCCCAAGAGTTGATGGCCAGTTAGCCGTTTCTCGTGCATTCGGAGACAAGAGCCTCAAGTCACACTTGAGGTCGGATCCGGACATACAGTTTGAAGATACAAGTGCTGGTGCCGAGGTACTTATTCTTGCTAGCGACGGCCTGTGGAAG GTCATGAAAAATGAAGAAGCAGTGGATATTGCTCGAAAGATCAAAGATCCACAGGCGGCAGCAAGGCAATTAACCAAGGAAGCAATAAATAGAGAAAGCAAGGATGATATATCGTGCATTGTTGTTCGACTTGGGGAATAA